A region of the Salvia splendens isolate huo1 chromosome 11, SspV2, whole genome shotgun sequence genome:
TCAGGTGAAGGCCGCTGTAGGTTCTTTGCGTAATACCCGTGGCTTAACATGGCCGTCATCGTTTGAGCCACAACGGCAGAGGACTGGGGATTTGGACCTTCTTGATTGGCTCAGGGCGATGTTCGGCTTTCAGGCATGTCTTGTGAATTGTTGGACCGGATAACTCTTTTGTGCTTTAAGACGGGGATTATTAAATGCTTTTGCAATCTACAGAAAGACAGCGTCAGGAATCAAAGGGAGCATTTGATATTGCTCCTTGCAAATATTCATATAAGACTACATCCCAAGCCTGACCAACAAGCCACCGTATGCCTCTAGTTGTTTCTCGTCTGAATATGTAACTATTCTGCACAAGATTTTTGGTGTCAGAGAAGTTAACTTTAAATCTATTGCTTTTCCTCAGCTTGACGATCGAGCTGTTGATGCACTGCTGGTTAAACTCTTCAAGAACTACAAGACATGGTGCAAATATCTCGGTAGAAAACACAGCTTAAGGTGAAAAGGAAGTGCAATGCACTGAAAACCAGCTATGTGAATAGTACTAGATAATTAACTTACAacaatttcatattttcatcagtacatttcaaaaattttaacgCCTGTTGGATTAGattaatatttcattatttactgCCCACAGACTCCCCCAACAAGGGCAGCTGGAAGTGCAACAGAGAAAGATTCTTTACATGGGGCTTTATCTCCTTATCTGGGGCGAAGCAGCCAATTTGCGCTTTATTCCTGAGTGCCTATGCTACATTTTTCACAATGTGAGTGATTTGTTTGACATGCATGATTAAAGtgacatacatatatatttaattggatGAATGATTATGTTCAGATGGCGTATGAACTTCATGGACTGTTGGCTGGAAATGTAAGCATAGTAACAGGAGAAAACATCAAGCCTTCGTATGGTGGGGATGATGAGTCTTTCTTGAGGAAAGTTATAATGCCCATTTATCGAGTGATTGATAAGGTAATTCTTGATAAATTAGCTGTAAACTAATGTCTGTCCAAAGATAACCAAATTCTACTTATACCGTTGCAGGAAGCTAAGAAAGGTAAAAACGGTACAGCCCCCCACACTTCCTGGTGCAACTATGATGACCTGAATGAGTATTTTTGGTAAGGAGATAAATTGTATTAATTGTTTTGCTATGCTTCATAATCCATGCTCTTAATTAGGATATGTCAAACTACTATAGGGCGCCGGAATGCTTCCAATTGGGATGGCCAATGCGTGAtgatggtgaatttttcaaatctGTACAAGAACCTAAACCGGTAATTGTGGCCAAAGTAGTGAACTTATTTAGCCAGCTTCAAAATGTTATTTGTCTGCTGAGTATCAGAGGTGTTTCAGGGGAAAAGTGCTCCGAAAAGTCCCAAAAGTCTGGGGAAATCATTCTTTGCAGAGACACGATCATTTTGGCACATATTCCGAAGTTTTGATCGCCTGTGGACGTTTCTTATTCTGGCTCTACAGGTACATAGGATGAAAGAGACATAATTGAGATTATTAGGTGATTGTACTGAATGGGAGGGTTGCCCTGCAGATTATGATTGTCATAGCCTGGAGTGATGTTTCTGTATCCAACATCTTCCAGCCGACTAATGTGTATCGTATGTCTAGCATTTTCATCACAGCAGCCTTTCTTCGTGTCATTCAGAgtatgcttcttcttcttcttcttcttcttcttcttcttttatcCATGTATCCAAACAACTTAAAAATATTGGCTGCAATTTTTTCTTGATTAATCacatttgaatttatttgaaattccTGTAGGTATACTGGACATCATTCTGAACTTCCCAGGCTATATTAGATGGAAGTTCACTGGAGTTTTGAGGACCATCCTGAAATTAATTGTCAGCTTAGCCTGGGCTGTCATCCTTCCTTCATGTTATTTGCTCCGATCtaattcattttcattcacCAAAATCAAAGAAGGCTTTTCATTCCTTGATGATGTCAAGGGTGTACCTCCTCTCTACATTGCAGCTGTTGCTGTATACCTGGCACCGAACTTATTAAATGTAGCCTTATTTGTTTTCCCCATGCTGCGACGTTTCATTGAGAGCTCTGATTGGCATATCATCAGGATGTTCCTATGGTGGTCACAGGTATGTTTCttctcatcatcattattatctAGAAAATTTAGGTGAAattttaagagaaaaaaaaagtaatgttaagagagaaaaaagaacaTGTTTCACTACTCTATATTAGAGATGCATCCATTCTTTAACCTAGGTAAGAAAGCAATTGCAGTCTCTTATCTGCATTGATCTGTTTCCTGAGAATAAGCATAGATGTGAAAGTTTCTTATCATTTTCAGCCAAGAATCTATGTGGGAAGGGGAATGCATGAAAGCCAATTTGCACTTATCAAGTATGTTACCCAAGTTCTCTAATCTCTGGATTTGTTCTTCTACATCTGAGACtaatgttattttttgttttggttttttcGGTCGCAACTAAAACAGATATACTATATTTTGGGTGCTACTTCTGGCTTCCAAATTTTCATTCAGTTATTTTATGATGGTAGTTTCTCATCCTTTTGTTAATGAATAGAATGCATATACTGCCAATTGCTCTGTCCTTATTATTATGTCTCATTTAATTCAGATAAAGCCTATGGAGAAGCCCACTAAAGACATAATGAGCATTCGACGTGTTACGTATACTTGGCATGAGTTCTTTCCGTATGGTATGTTTTCATTCTAGTGGGATATAAAGTCTTCTCGAGAATAATCCTATCGATTTTAATGTATTGTATATATCATACCAATGCAGCTAAGCACAACTATGGAGCTGTTGCTGCAATATGGGCACCAGTTATCTTGGTGTGCTTTCTTATCATTAGAATCTTAGCTTCACACtagaatttatttttccatttctttcTGCTCATTTTGTGTACTGTCCATTCTTTCATAGTTGTGACTTTGTGTGCAGGTTTACTTCATGGACCTCCAGATTTGGTATGCCATATTCTCCACCATGTATGGGGGTTTTATTGGAGCCTATGATCGTCTTGGAGAGGTATATCTCGCGCATGACTAGTTGTGGAATCATTCATTGTTATAATGTTGCCAATCATTCAAAGTAATTACACACTCTATATTCACTTCAAGTTCAATCTGTCCCTCCTCAGATTCGAACTCTTGGAATGATGCGGTCTCGTTTTACGTCTTTTCCTGGCGCATTCAACACTCAGTTAGTACCATCTGATAAAGCTAAGAAAAAAGGATTTTCACTTTCCAAGAGCTTTGATCAGGTATCTTTCTCCCTATATCGATATCACTTCACTTCGATGGCTAGTGTAGTTTTCAGAATATCTGTGTTTTTTCATTCTTTAGGTAACTACGGGTAAAAGAAGTGAAGCCACAAAATTTGCACAGCTGTGGAATGATGTTATTGGTAGCTTCAGAGAAGAAGATCTGATAAGTGACAGGAAAGCTCACTCATTCGACTTTTTTTCTTATATAGTATCATCTTTTTCTGTAACAATTTGATGAAATTTTGGGTATATAACTTACCTCAGGGAGATGGACCTGCTTCTTGTTCCTTATTCATCTGATCCCAATCTGAAAACAATTCAGTGGCCACCCTTCTTGCTTGCTAGCAAGGTGAAAGTTGTGCATTTTGAGTTTTATCATGTCTgtattattttttcacttttctaCTTTGCAGATTCCAATTGCACTGGATATGGCTACTCACTTTCGGTACAAGGATGCCGACCTCTGGAGGCGGATATGTGCTGATGAGTACATGAAATGTGCCGTGATTGAATGCTACGAGTCGTTTAAACTCATCCTCAACGCCTTGATCACTGGCGACACCGAGAAAAGGTTGTTATTCCCAGTCATTTTTATCGCGTTCACTGAATATTTGAAACTCTCATATATGCTTTCCATGGACAGGATAACTGGAAGAAtcataaaagaaattgaaacTAGCATATCAGAATATACGTTCGTTCAGAATTTCAGGATGAAGGCTTTGCCAGATCTTTGCAAGAAATTTATACAACTTGTGGAGATATTGGTAAGCCAGCTCTTCCTCTTATCGAAATCATCAACTATACGTTTGGCATCTGTGGAAACTGAGCGAATCTTCTGCCGCGCAGAAAGACAGCGATCCATCCAAGAAAGACAGTGTTGTTTTACTGCTGCAAGATATGTTAGAATTAGTTACCCGTGATATGATGGTGAACGAGATCCGGTTTGTAGACGCTGCAGACTATCTTTACTATCTTGTAGTTTTCTAATTTTGTGAATTATAATTTACTTCATTGATATAGTGAAATTGGTGAAGTTGGCCATGGTAGCAAGGATTTCGGGAACCAACTTTTCGCGAGTATTGCATTTCCTCCCCCAAGTTCACCACAATGGGATGAGCAGGTAATGAAGCTGGATTTACGAACACATCCGAATTTATAACATCTTGCAATAGCAGTAGTGTTATTATCTGCACTTTTCCACAGATACGGCGCCTCTACCTTCTCTTAACCGTTAAAGAATCAGCAGTCGATGTCCCAACAAATCTTGAAGCACGCCGGAGGATAACATTTTTCTCCAATTCACTTTTCATGAATATGCCACGTGCACCTCGAGTGCGCAAAATGTTGTCATTCAGGTGATTTGAATAGCTTATACCTTTATAATATGTCTGTGTGCATGATCATGATCAGTGTTTTTAAGGTAGTAACCCTATTTATCGCCATGCAGTGTGTGTACGCCATACTACAGTGAGGAGACTCTCTACTCCAAGACTGATCTTCAAATGGAAAACGAAGATGGCGTTTCTATCATTTATTACCTCCAACGGATATATCCAGGTCCGACTAATATTCCAATTCAGAAAAGCATATAGTCTTCAAGAATGGTATTCAGTATCATAATGTACTCAGATTTTTCATTCAGATGAATGGGATAACTTCATGGAGCGGTTAAATTGCAAAAGTTCTGAAATTTGGGACAACGAAGAAAACGTACTGCAACTACGCCATTGGGCCTCTCTGAGAGGACAGACTCTTAGCAGAACAGGTTATTTGAGTCGCACATTCTATTCCGATCTTCTTGTTCTTGCCTCATAGTTTAAAGTGATTTCTTTTTGTCTTGCAGTCAGAGGGATGATGTACTACAGAAGGGCCTTAAGGCTTCAGGCGTTTCTCGACATGGCTTCCGAAGAAGGTAAGAAAAACTCATAACGATAATCAAGCCGAGAAACttaagaaaacaaacaagattggATGATTCTGCCTAATTTTTGCAGTATTACAAGAAGGTTATAAAACAGTGATAGATCCATCGGAGGAAGAAAAGAAGAGCCAAAGATCTTTCTACAATCAATTAGATGCTGTGGCTGACATGAAATTCACCTACGTTGCCACCTGCCAGAATTATGGAAATCAGAAACGATGTGGAGATCGTCGTGCAACAGACATATTAAATCTGATGGTCAAGTAAGTTGAACAACACTGGCAatgttaaataattatgtactactactattttcgTTTTTAGATGATAATCTCGTTTTATTACAAAACTACGCTCTTATGTTTTTGCAGTAATCCATCGCTCCGTGTAGCTTATATAGATGAAGTTGAGGAAAGGGAGGACGGAAAAATCCAGAAAGTCTATTACTCTGTTCTAATCAAAGCTGTTGATAACCTTGATCAGGCAAATATTTTCTTAGTTCTGCGTAAAATTctaaataatatatattcaaCCGCAAGACTGATTTAGTCTGTTTCTTCCTAAGGAAATCTACCGTGTAAAGCTACCGGGGCCAGCGAAGATAGGTGAAGGTAAACCAGAAAACCAAAACCATGCAATCATTTTCACGCGTGGAGAAGCTCTCCAGACAATCGATATGAACCAAGTAAAGTTGTTGGCGCCCATATTCTTTAGATCGATGAAGAGTTTGTCTTGAAAATAAAACATTCTTTCTTGCTTCCTTTGTAGGATAACTACTTAGAAGAAGCTTTTAAAATGCGCAACCTACTTGAGGAATTTAACGGGGATCATGGGGTGCGACCACCAACGATCCTGGGTGTGCGTGAACATATTTTCACCGGAAGGTAGTAGAGTTTCACTTTTTGTCCGTTTGTACAAATTCCGGACTCTCTCTCTAATCTCTCGTATGTTCAACCACAGTGTTTCGTCCCTGGCTTGGTTCATGTCACTCCAAGAAACAAGCTTTGTTACAATTGGTCAGAGGGTTCTCGCCAGACCTTTGAAGTATGTTGTTTCTTTCTCTAACGCACCTTCACAtattagatggataatcatatgataatgaACTACTATACTGAACTCTTATGGTAATCCATCTGATTTTCTGCAATGTTGAACTTTCACTTGATTCATTTTTCTCTAATGCTTTATTAAATAGGGTACGGTTCCATTATGGACATCCGGATGTTTTTGACCGGATATTTCACATAACCCGAGGAGGCATCAGCAAATCTTCAAGGGGAATCAATCTGAGTGAAGATATATTTGCTGGTAAAAGTTTAACCTATATAACATAAACATATGCATACAATATATGTATTTCCTGATCTGTATATTACCTTCTGTAGGTTTCAATTCAACTCTACGACGTGGAAATATCACTCACCATGAATATATTCAAGTTGGGAAGGGACGAGATGTTGGTTTCAACCAGATCTCACTTTTTGAAGCCAAAGTTGCTTGTGGTAACGGGGAGCAGACACTTAGCCGTGACATCTACAGACTGGGGCATCGTTTTGATTTCTTCCGCATGTTGTCATTTTATTACACAACTATAGGGTTCTACATCAGCTCAATGGTATGATCATTTTTACTTTGAAATTCATTGGTTTTCTCACGTGAAAATTAAAATGTTATTtgaaataatactccctctgtcctatagaaataggctgaatttcctttttcatcGATGTTTTGCAGCTGGTGGTCCTTACAGTGTATGCCTACTTGTACGGTAAGCTATATCTTTCCCTGAGTGGATTGGAACAGACAATAATGAAGGTTGCCAGAACTAGGGGAAACGATGGCCTCAAGGTAGTCATGGCATCACAATCAATTGTTCAACTAGGTATTTTGATGGCACTGCCGATGATTATGGAAATTGGACTGGAGAGGGGGTTCAGAACCGCAGCTAGTGATATGATAATCATGCAGCTTCAACAGTCATCCGTCTTCTTTACTTTCTCTCTCGGTACAAAGGTACATTACTTTGGGCGAACAGTCCTACATGGCGGAGCCAAGTACAGGGCCACTGGGCGCGGTTTTGTGGTTAGACATGAAAAATTCGCGGAAAACTACAGAATGTACTCAAGAAGCCACTTCACAAAAGCTCTAGAACTCATGATTTTGCTGATTGTTTATAAAGCATATAGTACAGCTGCTTCTGACTCCACCGCTTACGTATTAGTGACAATCTCGATGTGGTTCCTCGTGGCATCCTGGCTGTTTGCTCCGTTTCTGTTCAATCCATGCGGAACGGAATGGCAGAAGATAGTGGAGGATTTTGAGGACTGGTCGAAGTGGATGAGCAGCCGCGGTGGGATTGGTGTTCCAGCGAACAAGAGCTGGGAGTCGTGGTGGGACGAGGAGCAGGAGCATCTCCAGCACACGGGATTTCTCGGGAGGCTGATGGAGATCCTCCTTGCTCTTCGGTTCCTGTTGTACCAGTATGGTGTTGTGTATCACCTGCACGTGGCCCGGCATAACACTAGTATCTTGGTCTATGCTTTCTCCTGGATTCTTATCGTCGGCGCGATGATAATTTTCAAGGTTTTGTCAATGGGGAGGATGAGGTTGAGTGCCGATTTTCAGATGGCTTTTAGGCTGATAAAGCTAGCAGTGTTTGTTGCTTTGGTGGTGGGACTTATCATTGCCATAAAGTTCCTACAGCTGACTGTGGGAGATATATTTGCCAGTTTATTAGCCTTCTTGCCAACGGGATGGGCGCTTCTGCTGGTAATGATATATATACTACTACGTGATCAGTTGCTAACTATTTGTTGATTGCTAACCGGTAACTATGTGAACAGCCTATGTTATAGATCTCAACACGAAGGCATTTGTGTGTCAACTAATTTCTTCATGTTGACATCTATAATAATGCTTACATAGTAAgcagttagcaatttaagataGTTAGCAACCTAACATGACCCTACTACGACTAGTATTATAATTTGATATTTGTATGTGATTACTAATTAAGATTTGAAATGGTGTATAGATTGCACAAGCATGCAGGCCGACGGTGAAGAAACTGAAGATGTGGGGGTCGGTGAAGGGTCTGGCGAGAGGGTATGAGTACATGATGGCGCTAGTGATCTTTGCTCCGGTGGCCATCTTGGCGTGGTTCCCCTTCGTCATCGAATTCCAAACACGCCTCCTCTTCAACCAGGCCTTCAGCAGAGGGCTCCAGATCCAGAGGCTG
Encoded here:
- the LOC121755752 gene encoding callose synthase 5-like, whose amino-acid sequence is MEVFDNEVVPSSLQYDIAPILRVASEIQHERPRVAYLCRVYAFEKAHRLDPSSSGRGVRQFKTSLHQRLQREDGPSMARRVKKTDAREIESYYKQYYENYVLALNKGNQADRAQLGKAYQTAGVMFEVLCAVNKTEKVEEVAPEIMAAANDVQANAELCVPFNILPLDAAGASQSIMQLEEVKAAVGSLRNTRGLTWPSSFEPQRQRTGDLDLLDWLRAMFGFQKDSVRNQREHLILLLANIHIRLHPKPDQQATLDDRAVDALLVKLFKNYKTWCKYLGRKHSLRLPQQGQLEVQQRKILYMGLYLLIWGEAANLRFIPECLCYIFHNMAYELHGLLAGNVSIVTGENIKPSYGGDDESFLRKVIMPIYRVIDKEAKKGKNGTAPHTSWCNYDDLNEYFWAPECFQLGWPMRDDGEFFKSVQEPKPGKSAPKSPKSLGKSFFAETRSFWHIFRSFDRLWTFLILALQIMIVIAWSDVSVSNIFQPTNVYRMSSIFITAAFLRVIQSILDIILNFPGYIRWKFTGVLRTILKLIVSLAWAVILPSCYLLRSNSFSFTKIKEGFSFLDDVKGVPPLYIAAVAVYLAPNLLNVALFVFPMLRRFIESSDWHIIRMFLWWSQPRIYVGRGMHESQFALIKYTIFWVLLLASKFSFSYFMMIKPMEKPTKDIMSIRRVTYTWHEFFPYAKHNYGAVAAIWAPVILVYFMDLQIWYAIFSTMYGGFIGAYDRLGEIRTLGMMRSRFTSFPGAFNTQLVPSDKAKKKGFSLSKSFDQVTTGKRSEATKFAQLWNDVIGSFREEDLISDREMDLLLVPYSSDPNLKTIQWPPFLLASKIPIALDMATHFRYKDADLWRRICADEYMKCAVIECYESFKLILNALITGDTEKRITGRIIKEIETSISEYTFVQNFRMKALPDLCKKFIQLVEILKDSDPSKKDSVVLLLQDMLELVTRDMMVNEIREIGEVGHGSKDFGNQLFASIAFPPPSSPQWDEQIRRLYLLLTVKESAVDVPTNLEARRRITFFSNSLFMNMPRAPRVRKMLSFSVCTPYYSEETLYSKTDLQMENEDGVSIIYYLQRIYPDEWDNFMERLNCKSSEIWDNEENVLQLRHWASLRGQTLSRTVRGMMYYRRALRLQAFLDMASEEVLQEGYKTVIDPSEEEKKSQRSFYNQLDAVADMKFTYVATCQNYGNQKRCGDRRATDILNLMVNNPSLRVAYIDEVEEREDGKIQKVYYSVLIKAVDNLDQEIYRVKLPGPAKIGEGKPENQNHAIIFTRGEALQTIDMNQDNYLEEAFKMRNLLEEFNGDHGVRPPTILGVREHIFTGSVSSLAWFMSLQETSFVTIGQRVLARPLKVRFHYGHPDVFDRIFHITRGGISKSSRGINLSEDIFAGFNSTLRRGNITHHEYIQVGKGRDVGFNQISLFEAKVACGNGEQTLSRDIYRLGHRFDFFRMLSFYYTTIGFYISSMLVVLTVYAYLYGKLYLSLSGLEQTIMKVARTRGNDGLKVVMASQSIVQLGILMALPMIMEIGLERGFRTAASDMIIMQLQQSSVFFTFSLGTKVHYFGRTVLHGGAKYRATGRGFVVRHEKFAENYRMYSRSHFTKALELMILLIVYKAYSTAASDSTAYVLVTISMWFLVASWLFAPFLFNPCGTEWQKIVEDFEDWSKWMSSRGGIGVPANKSWESWWDEEQEHLQHTGFLGRLMEILLALRFLLYQYGVVYHLHVARHNTSILVYAFSWILIVGAMIIFKVLSMGRMRLSADFQMAFRLIKLAVFVALVVGLIIAIKFLQLTVGDIFASLLAFLPTGWALLLIAQACRPTVKKLKMWGSVKGLARGYEYMMALVIFAPVAILAWFPFVIEFQTRLLFNQAFSRGLQIQRLFAGGKKDK